One genomic segment of Ricinus communis isolate WT05 ecotype wild-type chromosome 5, ASM1957865v1, whole genome shotgun sequence includes these proteins:
- the LOC8284196 gene encoding uncharacterized protein LOC8284196 isoform X3, whose translation MSYLMNEQSSDQQQNVNSCFDDESSSKHEDDEEDEDEDVDFNPFLKGTPSPEASSSLSSEVEELDGNSSKTITAEVQNYDVGDSEHGEMVVMQNAHAFCAESEKQSQVLKKSKKRKSDSVSQSGNESIRENVDENDCLDDEDAIWKRTRARYSLASFTLDELETFLQETDDEDDLQNVDDEEEYRKFLAAVLQGGDGDGQSTRDNETVDDEDEDNDADFEIELEELLESDIDDSKRDVDRKVEYDTGGRRPETRQNKRQKASAQYKKKLLEQTKRPLRPLLPILPNGPIASVPIADGRALTHETAPSYIFSTAEHGLINGFTPQQIGQLHCLIYEHVQLLIQVFSLCVLDPSRQQIASQVQGLISEMLHKRDEVITSRSVPYPGICFHPLYMCPSVMDEFPNLSPQQCIESSSAPNMQILITQDIPTTTGRNNNDSSGRINASQTAGSFWVPFMSGPLISILDVAPLNLVERYMDDVFNAVREYRQRHLDSSCDAWNEREPLFQLPRFPSVAEANGEVSKGNTPPAVSSVPSTPGQQPPKKTLAASIVENVKKQSVALVPKDISKLAQRFLQLFNPALFPHKPPPAAVSNRILFTDSEDELLALGMMEYNTDWKAIQQRFLPCKSKHQIFVRQKNRCSSKAPENPIKAVRRMKTSPLTAEEIESIQEGLRVLKHDWMSVCRFIVPHRDPSLLPRQWRIALGTQRSYKLDAAKKEKRRIYESNRRRCKTADLANWQQVSDKEDNQVDSTGGENNSGDDYVDNPNEAYVHQAFLADWRPDASNLISSEHPCLNLRDKNFLTGALPREGTRIKNQSHIDNMHGFPYARYSVHLNHQVSDTSQGAAKSQFYLWPYWTRRTDGAHLVKLAPDLPPVNLPPTVRVISQTAFKSNQCAVPIKVPALGGTSGDARKENIVPQPAVVANLRSTSLAMTKRDKRNQVGDKITTSCPEEFTSSHPEESAILHDTCAAEERGTESDLQMHPLLFQSPEDGRLSYYPLSCSTGASSSFTFFSANQPQLNLSLFHSSRPANHTVDCFNKSSKTGESTSASCGIDFHPLLQRAEEENIDFATSCSIAHQYVCLGGKSAQPQNPLGAVQTKSPVNSGPSTTGSKPPSSIEKANELDLEIHLSSMSAVEKTRGSRDVGASNQLEPSTSAPNSGNTIDKDKSKSSCHQCCENRPAVSSNLVSGADAIAVQSNNDARCDMEDKGDQAPPEIVMEQEELSDSDEETEEHVEFECEEMADSDGEEVLGCEPIAEVQDKFSQRATPLLHLCLEFLLLRT comes from the exons atgtCGTATTTGATGAACGAGCAATCAAGTGATCAACAACAAAATGTGAATTCGTGTTTTGATGATGAGAGCAGTTCAAAACATGAggatgatgaagaagatgaagatgaagatgttGATTTTAATCCTTTTCTAAAGGGAACACCTTCACCAGAAGCTTCTTCTAGCTTGAGCTCTGAAGTCGAAGAATTGGATGGTAATTCTTCAAAAACTATTACTGCTGAGGTGCAAAATTATGATGTTGGTGATTCTGAGCATGGTGAAATGGTTGTGATGCAAAACGCTCATGCATTTTGTGCTGAGAGTGAAAAGCAATCTCAAGTTCTTAAGAAATCTAAGAAGAGGAAATCTGATTCTGTTTCTCAATCGGGAAATGAAAGCATTCGAGAGAATGTCGATGAGAATGATTGCTTGGATGACGAGGATGCTATTTGGAAGCGGACTAGGGCAAGATATTCTCTTGCTAGTTTTACGCTCGATGAACTTGAGACTTTTCTTCAGGAAACTGATGACGAGGATGACCTTCAGAAcgttgatgatgaagaagagtATAGGAAGTTTCTTGCTGCTGTTTTACAAGGTGGAGATGGGGATGGGCAATCTACTCGAGATAATGAAACTGttgatgatgaggatgaggATAATGATgctgattttgagattgaactTGAAGAGTTGCTTGAGAGTGATATTGATGATAGTAAAAGGGATGTGGATCGAAAAGTGGAGTATGACACAGGTGGTCGACGGCCAGAGACTAGGCAGAATAAACGCCAAAAAGCCTCTGCTCAATAtaaaaagaagcttttagAACAGACAAAGAGGCCATTGCGTCCTCTTTTACCAATTTTGCCTAATGGACCAATTGCTTCTGTTCCTATTGCTGATGGAAGAGCTTTGACACATGAGACTGCCCCAAGCTATATATTTTCCACAGCAGAACATGGGTTAATAAATGGATTCACTCCACAGCAAATAGGCCAGTTGCATTGTTTGATATATGAACATGTGCAACTTCTTATTCAAGTGTTTTCCCTTTGCGTTCTTGATCCTTCTCGGCAACAGATTGCTTCACAGGTTCAGGGATTGATTTCTGAGATGCTTCATAAACGCGATGAAGTAATAACCTCCAGAAGTGTGCCATATCCTGGTATCTGCTTTCACCCTTTGTATATGTGCCCATCAGTGATGGATGAATTCCCCAACTTAAGCCCACAACAGTGCATTGAATCATCCTCTGCTCCAAACATGCAGATTTTGATTACTCAGGACATTCCTACAACTACAGGAAGAAACAATAATGATTCCAGTGGGAGGATTAATGCCTCCCAAACTGCTGGCTCATTTTGGGTACCTTTTATGAGCGGTCCTTTAATATCCATTCTTGATGTAGCTCCACTTAATCTGGTCGAGAGATATATGGATGATGTTTTTAATG CTGTCCGGGAGTATCGGCAGCGGCATCTGGATTCTAGTTGTGATGCATGGAATGAGAGGGAACCACTCTTTCAGCTTCCCCGTTTCCCATCAGTAGCTGAGGCAAATGGTGAAGTCTCAAAAGGCAACACGCCTCCTGCTGTCAGTTCAGTGCCATCTACACCTGGTCAACAACCGCCTAAGAAAACATTGGCTGCTTCTATTGTTGAAAATGTGAAGAAGCAGTCAGTTGCTTTAGTTCCAAAAGATATTAGCAAGTTAGCACAGAGGTTTCTTCAACTATTTAATCCAGCATTATTTCCTCATAAGCCACCCCCTGCAGCTGTTTCAAATAGAATCCTTTTCACTGATTCAGAGGATGA ATTATTAGCTTTGGGGATGATGGAATATAATACAGATTGGAAAGCAATTCAACAGCGTTTTCTTCCATGCAAATCTAAGCATCAG ATTTTTGTTAGGCAGAAAAATCGTTGCTCCTCAAAAGCGCCAGAAAATCCCATCAAG GCAGTTCGAAGGATGAAAACCTCTCCACTGACTGCAGAGGAGATAGAATCCATTCAGGAG GGACTCAGGGTTTTGAAACATGATTGGATGTCGGTCTGTAGATTCATTGTCCCACATAGGGATCCATCATTACTACCTCGACAGTGGCGAATTGCCCTTGGAACTCAGAGGTCATACAAGTTAGATGCTgctaaaaaggaaaaacgACGTATATATGaatcaaatagaagaagatgTAAAACTGCAGATTTGGCAAACTGGCAACAGGTATCTGACAAGGAG GACAATCAGGTTGACAGTACCGGTGGAGAAAACAATAGTGGAGATGATTATGTAGATAACCCGAATGAAGCTTATGTTCATCAGGCATTCTTAGCAGATTGGAGACCTGACGCCTCAAACCTCATTTCATCTGAACATCCCTGCTTAAACCTTAGGGATAAAAATTTTCTTACCGGTGCACTTCCAAGAGAGGGTACTCGCATAAAGAACCAATCTCACATTGATAATATGCATGGGTTTCCATATGCCCGCTATTCTGTGCATTTGAACCATCAAGTTTCTGATACATCACAGGGTGCTGCTaaatctcaattttatttgtgGCCATACTGGACTCGTAGAACTGATGGTGCACACTTGGTGAAGTTAGCACCAGACTTGCCCCCTGTAAATCTTCCACCGACTGTTCGTGTAATTTCTCAGACAGCTTTCAAAAGCAACCAGTGTGCAGTGCCTATAAAGGTACCTGCCCTGGGAGGTACTAGTGGAGATGctaggaaagaaaatatagttCCGCAGCCTGCAGTTGTTGCAAATTTGAGAAGCACCAGTTTGGCAATGACTAAAAGGGATAAAAGGAATCAGGTGGGAGATAAGATCACAACTTCATGTCCAGAAGAGTTTACAAGTTCACATCCAGAAGAGTCTGCAATTCTCCATGATACCTGTGCTGCTGAAGAGAGAGGCACTGAGTCAGATCTTCAGATGCACCCCTTATTGTTCCAGTCTCCTGAAGATGGACGTCTATCGTATTATCCATTGAGCTGCAGCACTGGCGCTTCCAgttcttttactttcttttcagCAAATCAGCCTCAATTGAATCTTAGTCTTTTTCATAGTTCACGCCCAGCAAACCATACTGTTGATTGTTTCAATAAATCTTCGAAGACAGGGGAATCCACTTCAGCATCTTGTGGTATCGACTTCCATCCCCTTTTGCAAAgagcagaagaagaaaatattgaCTTTGCTACTTCATGCTCCATTGCACACCAATATGTTTGTTTGGGAGGAAAATCTGCTCAACCTCAGAATCCTTTAGGAGCAGTTCAGACAAAATCACCAGTCAATAGTGGCCCATCAACCACTGGCTCTAAACCCCCTTCTTCTATTGAGAAAGCTAATGAACTGGATTTGGAAATCCATCTAAGTTCTATGTCCGCGGTGGAGAAAACTAGGGGAAGTAGAGATGTTGGTGCAAGCAATCAATTAGAGCCATCAACTAGTGCACCAAATTCTGGAAATACAATTGACAAGGACAAGAGTAAGAGTTCATGCCATCAATGTTGCGAAAATCGCCCCGCAGTTTCGAGCAACCTTGTTTCAGGTGCTGATGCAATAGCTGTCCAAAGCAATAATGATGCTAGATGCGACATGGAGGATAAAGGAGACCAGGCTCCCCCAGAGATTGTGATGGAACAGGAAGAACTAAGCGACTCAGATGAAGAAACTGAAGAACATGTAGAGTTTGAGTGTGAGGAGATGGCTGATTCTGATGGGGAGGAGGTTTTGGGCTGTGAACCAATTGCTGAAGTGCAAGATAAG TTTAGCCAGAGGGCAACCCCTTTGCTTCACCTTTGCCTTGAATTCCTGTTGTTAAGGACTTGA
- the LOC8284196 gene encoding uncharacterized protein LOC8284196 isoform X1 — MSYLMNEQSSDQQQNVNSCFDDESSSKHEDDEEDEDEDVDFNPFLKGTPSPEASSSLSSEVEELDGNSSKTITAEVQNYDVGDSEHGEMVVMQNAHAFCAESEKQSQVLKKSKKRKSDSVSQSGNESIRENVDENDCLDDEDAIWKRTRARYSLASFTLDELETFLQETDDEDDLQNVDDEEEYRKFLAAVLQGGDGDGQSTRDNETVDDEDEDNDADFEIELEELLESDIDDSKRDVDRKVEYDTGGRRPETRQNKRQKASAQYKKKLLEQTKRPLRPLLPILPNGPIASVPIADGRALTHETAPSYIFSTAEHGLINGFTPQQIGQLHCLIYEHVQLLIQVFSLCVLDPSRQQIASQVQGLISEMLHKRDEVITSRSVPYPGICFHPLYMCPSVMDEFPNLSPQQCIESSSAPNMQILITQDIPTTTGRNNNDSSGRINASQTAGSFWVPFMSGPLISILDVAPLNLVERYMDDVFNAVREYRQRHLDSSCDAWNEREPLFQLPRFPSVAEANGEVSKGNTPPAVSSVPSTPGQQPPKKTLAASIVENVKKQSVALVPKDISKLAQRFLQLFNPALFPHKPPPAAVSNRILFTDSEDELLALGMMEYNTDWKAIQQRFLPCKSKHQIFVRQKNRCSSKAPENPIKAVRRMKTSPLTAEEIESIQEGLRVLKHDWMSVCRFIVPHRDPSLLPRQWRIALGTQRSYKLDAAKKEKRRIYESNRRRCKTADLANWQQVSDKEDNQVDSTGGENNSGDDYVDNPNEAYVHQAFLADWRPDASNLISSEHPCLNLRDKNFLTGALPREGTRIKNQSHIDNMHGFPYARYSVHLNHQVSDTSQGAAKSQFYLWPYWTRRTDGAHLVKLAPDLPPVNLPPTVRVISQTAFKSNQCAVPIKVPALGGTSGDARKENIVPQPAVVANLRSTSLAMTKRDKRNQVGDKITTSCPEEFTSSHPEESAILHDTCAAEERGTESDLQMHPLLFQSPEDGRLSYYPLSCSTGASSSFTFFSANQPQLNLSLFHSSRPANHTVDCFNKSSKTGESTSASCGIDFHPLLQRAEEENIDFATSCSIAHQYVCLGGKSAQPQNPLGAVQTKSPVNSGPSTTGSKPPSSIEKANELDLEIHLSSMSAVEKTRGSRDVGASNQLEPSTSAPNSGNTIDKDKSKSSCHQCCENRPAVSSNLVSGADAIAVQSNNDARCDMEDKGDQAPPEIVMEQEELSDSDEETEEHVEFECEEMADSDGEEVLGCEPIAEVQDKEFPSIAMEEVTTDADYGNKQCEWSSPVHPTGNTSTPRKGSTFLKLNLKSLGRDATNSSWLTLDSCASVDPPSRKAKHEECILGVCPVVKNLASGRSNRSCKKLTSTKSGATEKDVVDMAQQLSLGLLAVSTLKKPRKRASRTNTGLSTGRINETSSYDQDKIG; from the exons atgtCGTATTTGATGAACGAGCAATCAAGTGATCAACAACAAAATGTGAATTCGTGTTTTGATGATGAGAGCAGTTCAAAACATGAggatgatgaagaagatgaagatgaagatgttGATTTTAATCCTTTTCTAAAGGGAACACCTTCACCAGAAGCTTCTTCTAGCTTGAGCTCTGAAGTCGAAGAATTGGATGGTAATTCTTCAAAAACTATTACTGCTGAGGTGCAAAATTATGATGTTGGTGATTCTGAGCATGGTGAAATGGTTGTGATGCAAAACGCTCATGCATTTTGTGCTGAGAGTGAAAAGCAATCTCAAGTTCTTAAGAAATCTAAGAAGAGGAAATCTGATTCTGTTTCTCAATCGGGAAATGAAAGCATTCGAGAGAATGTCGATGAGAATGATTGCTTGGATGACGAGGATGCTATTTGGAAGCGGACTAGGGCAAGATATTCTCTTGCTAGTTTTACGCTCGATGAACTTGAGACTTTTCTTCAGGAAACTGATGACGAGGATGACCTTCAGAAcgttgatgatgaagaagagtATAGGAAGTTTCTTGCTGCTGTTTTACAAGGTGGAGATGGGGATGGGCAATCTACTCGAGATAATGAAACTGttgatgatgaggatgaggATAATGATgctgattttgagattgaactTGAAGAGTTGCTTGAGAGTGATATTGATGATAGTAAAAGGGATGTGGATCGAAAAGTGGAGTATGACACAGGTGGTCGACGGCCAGAGACTAGGCAGAATAAACGCCAAAAAGCCTCTGCTCAATAtaaaaagaagcttttagAACAGACAAAGAGGCCATTGCGTCCTCTTTTACCAATTTTGCCTAATGGACCAATTGCTTCTGTTCCTATTGCTGATGGAAGAGCTTTGACACATGAGACTGCCCCAAGCTATATATTTTCCACAGCAGAACATGGGTTAATAAATGGATTCACTCCACAGCAAATAGGCCAGTTGCATTGTTTGATATATGAACATGTGCAACTTCTTATTCAAGTGTTTTCCCTTTGCGTTCTTGATCCTTCTCGGCAACAGATTGCTTCACAGGTTCAGGGATTGATTTCTGAGATGCTTCATAAACGCGATGAAGTAATAACCTCCAGAAGTGTGCCATATCCTGGTATCTGCTTTCACCCTTTGTATATGTGCCCATCAGTGATGGATGAATTCCCCAACTTAAGCCCACAACAGTGCATTGAATCATCCTCTGCTCCAAACATGCAGATTTTGATTACTCAGGACATTCCTACAACTACAGGAAGAAACAATAATGATTCCAGTGGGAGGATTAATGCCTCCCAAACTGCTGGCTCATTTTGGGTACCTTTTATGAGCGGTCCTTTAATATCCATTCTTGATGTAGCTCCACTTAATCTGGTCGAGAGATATATGGATGATGTTTTTAATG CTGTCCGGGAGTATCGGCAGCGGCATCTGGATTCTAGTTGTGATGCATGGAATGAGAGGGAACCACTCTTTCAGCTTCCCCGTTTCCCATCAGTAGCTGAGGCAAATGGTGAAGTCTCAAAAGGCAACACGCCTCCTGCTGTCAGTTCAGTGCCATCTACACCTGGTCAACAACCGCCTAAGAAAACATTGGCTGCTTCTATTGTTGAAAATGTGAAGAAGCAGTCAGTTGCTTTAGTTCCAAAAGATATTAGCAAGTTAGCACAGAGGTTTCTTCAACTATTTAATCCAGCATTATTTCCTCATAAGCCACCCCCTGCAGCTGTTTCAAATAGAATCCTTTTCACTGATTCAGAGGATGA ATTATTAGCTTTGGGGATGATGGAATATAATACAGATTGGAAAGCAATTCAACAGCGTTTTCTTCCATGCAAATCTAAGCATCAG ATTTTTGTTAGGCAGAAAAATCGTTGCTCCTCAAAAGCGCCAGAAAATCCCATCAAG GCAGTTCGAAGGATGAAAACCTCTCCACTGACTGCAGAGGAGATAGAATCCATTCAGGAG GGACTCAGGGTTTTGAAACATGATTGGATGTCGGTCTGTAGATTCATTGTCCCACATAGGGATCCATCATTACTACCTCGACAGTGGCGAATTGCCCTTGGAACTCAGAGGTCATACAAGTTAGATGCTgctaaaaaggaaaaacgACGTATATATGaatcaaatagaagaagatgTAAAACTGCAGATTTGGCAAACTGGCAACAGGTATCTGACAAGGAG GACAATCAGGTTGACAGTACCGGTGGAGAAAACAATAGTGGAGATGATTATGTAGATAACCCGAATGAAGCTTATGTTCATCAGGCATTCTTAGCAGATTGGAGACCTGACGCCTCAAACCTCATTTCATCTGAACATCCCTGCTTAAACCTTAGGGATAAAAATTTTCTTACCGGTGCACTTCCAAGAGAGGGTACTCGCATAAAGAACCAATCTCACATTGATAATATGCATGGGTTTCCATATGCCCGCTATTCTGTGCATTTGAACCATCAAGTTTCTGATACATCACAGGGTGCTGCTaaatctcaattttatttgtgGCCATACTGGACTCGTAGAACTGATGGTGCACACTTGGTGAAGTTAGCACCAGACTTGCCCCCTGTAAATCTTCCACCGACTGTTCGTGTAATTTCTCAGACAGCTTTCAAAAGCAACCAGTGTGCAGTGCCTATAAAGGTACCTGCCCTGGGAGGTACTAGTGGAGATGctaggaaagaaaatatagttCCGCAGCCTGCAGTTGTTGCAAATTTGAGAAGCACCAGTTTGGCAATGACTAAAAGGGATAAAAGGAATCAGGTGGGAGATAAGATCACAACTTCATGTCCAGAAGAGTTTACAAGTTCACATCCAGAAGAGTCTGCAATTCTCCATGATACCTGTGCTGCTGAAGAGAGAGGCACTGAGTCAGATCTTCAGATGCACCCCTTATTGTTCCAGTCTCCTGAAGATGGACGTCTATCGTATTATCCATTGAGCTGCAGCACTGGCGCTTCCAgttcttttactttcttttcagCAAATCAGCCTCAATTGAATCTTAGTCTTTTTCATAGTTCACGCCCAGCAAACCATACTGTTGATTGTTTCAATAAATCTTCGAAGACAGGGGAATCCACTTCAGCATCTTGTGGTATCGACTTCCATCCCCTTTTGCAAAgagcagaagaagaaaatattgaCTTTGCTACTTCATGCTCCATTGCACACCAATATGTTTGTTTGGGAGGAAAATCTGCTCAACCTCAGAATCCTTTAGGAGCAGTTCAGACAAAATCACCAGTCAATAGTGGCCCATCAACCACTGGCTCTAAACCCCCTTCTTCTATTGAGAAAGCTAATGAACTGGATTTGGAAATCCATCTAAGTTCTATGTCCGCGGTGGAGAAAACTAGGGGAAGTAGAGATGTTGGTGCAAGCAATCAATTAGAGCCATCAACTAGTGCACCAAATTCTGGAAATACAATTGACAAGGACAAGAGTAAGAGTTCATGCCATCAATGTTGCGAAAATCGCCCCGCAGTTTCGAGCAACCTTGTTTCAGGTGCTGATGCAATAGCTGTCCAAAGCAATAATGATGCTAGATGCGACATGGAGGATAAAGGAGACCAGGCTCCCCCAGAGATTGTGATGGAACAGGAAGAACTAAGCGACTCAGATGAAGAAACTGAAGAACATGTAGAGTTTGAGTGTGAGGAGATGGCTGATTCTGATGGGGAGGAGGTTTTGGGCTGTGAACCAATTGCTGAAGTGCAAGATAAG gAGTTTCCAAGTATTGCAATGGAAGAAGTTACAACTGATGCAGATTATGGTAATAAGCAATGTGAATGGAGTAGTCCTGTTCATCCTACAGGCAATACTTCTACCCCTAGGAAGGGTAGTACTTTCTTAAAGTTAAATCTAAAAAGCCTAGGGAGGGACGCTACTAATAGCTCTTGGTTAACTTTAGATTCATGTGCATCTGTTGATCCTCCGAGCAGGAAGGCTAAGCATGAAGAGTGTATACTTGGTGTTTGTCCTGTCGTCAAAAATTTAGCTTCAGGTCGTTCAAACAGATCCTGCAAGAAGTTAACAAGCACAAAAAGTGGTGCAACAGAGAAAGATGTTGTGGACATGGCACAACAACTCAGCCTTGGTCTTCTTGCTGTTTCCACATTGAAGAAACCCAGGAAGCGTGCCAGTCGAACAAATACAGGCTTGAGCACAGGAAGGATAAATGAAACTTCCAGTTatgatcaagacaagattgGTTGA